One Alphaproteobacteria bacterium genomic window carries:
- the fumC gene encoding class II fumarate hydratase — MQNNLKSKNDMRLEADSMGTIEVPKDCYWGAQTQRSLENFKIGGELMPRDLIHAFGFLKHAAASANIKLGELDKAKGQPILKAAQEVFEGKLDDQFPLVVWQTGSGTQTNMNVNEVIANRAIEFLGGKIGDKSVIHPNDHVNCGQSSNDSFPTAMHIAAVTQIHHDVLPALKKLHQTLDAKSKEFSSIIKIGRTHLQDATPLTLGQEFSGYAMQIKNAEQRVQAVLPRLYQLAQGGTAVGTGLNSKKGFAEEFVKELSLLTKLPFVTAENKFEALAAHDAMVELSGAYNVIAVSLMKIANDIRLLGSGPRSGLGEIKLPENEPGSSIMPGKVNPTQAEAMTMVTTQIMGNHTTITIAGSQGHLELNVYKPVIIYNILQSGRLLADSCHSFVDNCLKGIEANHERIHQLLSQSLMLVTALNPHIGYDKAAKVAKKAYENNSTLREAAVELGFLTGEEFDRLIKPEAMIKPND, encoded by the coding sequence ATGCAGAACAATCTTAAATCTAAAAATGACATGCGTTTAGAGGCTGATTCAATGGGTACGATAGAGGTACCAAAAGATTGCTATTGGGGGGCGCAAACACAAAGATCACTTGAAAATTTTAAAATTGGGGGGGAATTAATGCCACGTGATCTTATTCATGCTTTTGGATTTTTAAAACATGCTGCTGCATCAGCAAATATAAAATTAGGCGAATTAGATAAAGCAAAAGGGCAACCCATTCTTAAAGCAGCCCAAGAAGTTTTTGAAGGTAAACTTGATGATCAGTTTCCCCTTGTTGTATGGCAAACCGGATCTGGAACACAAACGAATATGAATGTAAATGAAGTTATTGCGAATAGGGCCATTGAATTTTTGGGTGGCAAGATTGGTGATAAATCAGTTATTCATCCTAATGATCATGTCAATTGCGGACAATCATCTAATGATTCTTTTCCAACAGCGATGCATATTGCGGCCGTGACGCAAATTCATCATGATGTATTACCTGCATTAAAAAAACTTCATCAAACCTTGGACGCTAAAAGTAAAGAATTTTCTTCCATAATCAAAATAGGGCGTACCCATTTACAAGATGCAACGCCGTTAACTTTGGGCCAAGAATTTTCAGGTTACGCTATGCAAATTAAAAATGCTGAACAGCGTGTTCAGGCTGTCTTACCCCGTCTCTATCAACTTGCCCAGGGTGGTACGGCAGTAGGAACAGGATTGAACAGTAAAAAAGGATTTGCCGAAGAATTTGTTAAAGAATTATCTCTTTTAACAAAATTACCTTTTGTGACAGCTGAAAATAAATTTGAAGCATTGGCTGCACATGATGCCATGGTTGAATTATCTGGGGCTTATAATGTTATAGCGGTTTCTTTGATGAAAATTGCTAATGACATTCGTCTTTTAGGTTCTGGACCAAGATCGGGTTTGGGTGAAATCAAACTTCCTGAAAATGAACCAGGATCATCCATTATGCCGGGTAAAGTTAATCCCACCCAGGCTGAAGCTATGACCATGGTAACAACCCAAATTATGGGTAACCATACAACCATTACCATAGCTGGAAGCCAAGGCCATTTGGAGCTTAATGTTTATAAACCAGTTATCATTTATAATATACTTCAATCTGGCCGCTTGTTGGCAGATAGTTGTCATAGCTTTGTTGATAATTGTCTTAAAGGTATAGAAGCCAACCATGAACGTATCCATCAATTACTTTCGCAATCCTTAATGTTAGTGACAGCCCTTAACCCCCATATTGGGTATGATAAAGCTGCCAAGGTTGCTAAAAAAGCCTATGAAAATAATAGTACTTTACGGGAAGCTGCAGTTGAGCTTGGTTTCTTAACAGGTGAAGAATTTGATCGCCTTATAAAACCAGAAGCTATGATCAAACCTAATGATTAA
- a CDS encoding molybdenum cofactor guanylyltransferase has translation MSHAFLTNSVTSVILAGGLGKRLGGNKPHRILNDMPLYQWAYNYCQAHTQEVFFSLKPHQFYQENFKNCHAGIIYDVSDHIDGPISGIVSSLIWIKKNRPLYEYIFTIPVDMPFLDPNLFKILCSNQINYPAKPLYVTENNSSHYTIALWPITLATNILYHVQNKNLYRLQDLMNFYHAEKIDFSEKGSEKFSNINNFIDLQKAHDTLKENNQLQGRNQKVGYAEQS, from the coding sequence ATGTCTCATGCATTTTTAACAAATTCTGTAACCTCAGTTATTCTGGCAGGTGGTTTGGGTAAAAGATTGGGTGGAAATAAACCCCATAGAATTTTAAATGATATGCCTTTATATCAATGGGCATATAATTATTGTCAGGCGCATACACAGGAAGTTTTTTTTTCTTTAAAACCTCACCAATTCTATCAAGAAAATTTTAAAAACTGTCATGCTGGGATAATCTATGATGTGTCAGATCATATTGATGGACCGATTTCTGGCATTGTATCTTCCTTAATTTGGATTAAAAAAAATCGACCATTATACGAATATATCTTTACGATACCTGTTGATATGCCTTTTTTAGATCCAAACCTATTTAAGATTTTGTGCTCTAACCAAATAAATTATCCAGCAAAACCTTTATATGTTACAGAAAATAATTCATCCCATTATACGATTGCTTTATGGCCAATAACATTGGCTACTAATATTTTGTATCATGTCCAAAATAAAAACCTATATCGTTTACAAGATTTAATGAATTTTTATCACGCGGAAAAAATTGATTTTTCTGAAAAAGGTAGTGAAAAATTTTCTAATATAAATAATTTTATTGATTTGCAAAAAGCTCATGATACTTTAAAAGAGAATAATCAATTACAAGGTAGAAATCAAAAGGTAGGTTATGCAGAACAATCTTAA
- a CDS encoding isochorismatase family protein → MSILPDLKTVLPIELSSLSVGQEATGLIIVDEVNGFVTVGAGNLAPKQPNAKIDQMVLETNRLAHYWSEQKWPMLVFLDSHNADHDEPPYPPHCQVGTGEENLVSELLWLEQDPQTTLIRKDCINGYIGASLPDGTNVVLDWLNAYRLKTVIVMGICTDICVMDFVLTLLSVRNHKLAPFLKHIAVYEPACATYDLPMDMVKKDGLPLTASHPQDLTHHLGLYFMASRGAILLNKIEFA, encoded by the coding sequence ATGTCCATATTACCAGATCTTAAAACGGTTTTACCTATAGAATTATCTTCTTTATCTGTTGGTCAAGAAGCAACAGGGCTTATTATAGTTGATGAGGTTAATGGTTTTGTAACTGTGGGTGCCGGTAATTTGGCCCCCAAACAGCCCAATGCAAAAATTGACCAAATGGTTTTAGAGACAAATAGATTGGCCCATTATTGGAGCGAACAAAAATGGCCAATGTTGGTTTTTTTAGATAGCCATAACGCCGATCATGATGAACCTCCTTATCCACCGCATTGTCAGGTTGGAACAGGTGAAGAAAATTTGGTATCTGAACTTTTATGGTTAGAACAAGATCCCCAAACAACCTTAATTCGTAAAGATTGTATCAATGGCTATATAGGGGCAAGTCTCCCTGATGGTACAAATGTGGTTCTTGATTGGCTTAACGCATATCGATTAAAAACTGTTATTGTAATGGGGATTTGTACAGATATTTGTGTGATGGATTTTGTTTTAACATTATTATCCGTGCGCAATCATAAATTAGCCCCTTTTTTAAAACATATAGCTGTTTATGAACCGGCATGTGCCACATATGATTTGCCTATGGATATGGTAAAGAAAGATGGGCTGCCCCTAACGGCATCTCATCCCCAAGACTTAACCCATCATTTGGGACTTTATTTTATGGCGTCGCGGGGGGCCATACTGCTTAACAAAATTGAATTTGCTTAA